One Miscanthus floridulus cultivar M001 chromosome 11, ASM1932011v1, whole genome shotgun sequence DNA window includes the following coding sequences:
- the LOC136494907 gene encoding subtilisin-like protease 4 — MGSFNLPLLPILLLAVVAAVTGDELRTFIVHVQPHESHVFGTTDDRTTWYKTFLPEDERLVHSYHHVASGFAARLTEQELDALSAMPGFVTAVPNHVYQLLTTHTPQFLGLELPQSGRNYTSEFGEGVIIGMLDSGVYPFHPSFSDYGMPPPPAKWKGRCDFNASACNNKLIGARSFESDPSPLDQDGHGTHTSSTAAGAVVPGAQVLGQAAGTASGMAPRAHVAMYKVCGDECTSADILAGIDAAVGDGCDVISMSLGGPTLPFYEDNLAIGTFAAVEKGVFVSLAAGNDGPADSTLSNDAPWMLTVAAGTMDRLIAAQVRLGNGSTFDGESAFQPNISTTVTYPLVYAGASSTPNASFCGNGSLDGFDVKGKIVLCDRGIVARLDKGAEVKRAGGFGMIMANQFSDGYSTLADAHVLPASHVSYVAGVAIKEYINSTANPVAQIIFKGTVLGTSPAPAITSFSSRGPSIQNPGILKPDITGPGVSVLAAWPFRVGPPSTEPTFNLESGTSMSTPHLSGIAALIKSKYPDWSPSAIKSAIMTTADPDDRSGKPIVDEQYVPANLFATGAGQVNPDKALDPGLVYDIAPAEYIGFLCGMYTSKEVSVIARRSIDCSTITVIPDRMLNYPSITVTLPSTTNPTAPVVVSRTVKNVGEAPAVYYPHVDLPASVQVKVTPSSLQFTEVNQAQNFTVSVWRGQSTDAKIVEGSLRWVSGNHTVRSSVSISFA, encoded by the coding sequence ATGGGAAGCTTCAACCTCCCGTTGCTCCCCATCCTTCTCCTTGCAGTCGTCGCCGCGGTGACCGGCGATGAGCTCCGTACGTTCATCGTTCACGTGCAGCCGCACGAGAGCCACGTGTTCGGCACGACCGACGACCGAACGACTTGGTACAAGACGTTCCTTCCAGAGGACGAGCGGCTCGTCCACTCGTACCACCACGTCGCGAGCGGCTTCGCCGCTCGGCTGACGGAGCAGGAACTCGACGCGCTGTCCGCCATGCCCGGGTTCGTCACGGCGGTGCCGAACCACGTGTACCAGCTGCTGACGACACACACGCCGCAGTTCCTTGGATTGGAGCTGCCGCAGAGCGGGAGGAACTACACCTCCGAGTTCGGCGAGGGCGTCATCATCGGCATGCTCGACAGCGGCGTCTATcccttccacccctccttcagCGACTAcggcatgccgccgccgccggccaagtGGAAGGGCCGCTGCGACTTCAACGCCTCGGCGTGCAACAACAAGCTCATCGGCGCACGTTCTTTCGAGTCGGACCCGTCCCCGCTCGACCAGGACGGGCACGGCACGCACACGTCGAGCACCGCGGCGGGAGCCGTCGTGCCGGGCGCACAGGTGCTCGGCCAGGCCGCCGGCACTGCCTCCGGCATGGCGCCACGCGCGCACGTCGCCATGTACAAGGTGTGTGGCGACGAGTGCACCAGTGCCGACATCCTCGCCGGCATCGACGCGGCCGTCGGTGATGGCTGTGACGTTATCTCCATGTCCCTTGGCGGGCCGACGCTGCCGTTCTACGAAGACAACCTCGCCATTGGCACATTTGCGGCCGTTGAGAAGGGCGTCTTTGTCAGCTTGGCGGCTGGCAACGACGGCCCAGCGGATAGCACGCTGTCCAACGACGCGCCGTGGATGCTCACCGTCGCGGCGGGCACCATGGACCGTCTGATCGCTGCCCAGGTGCGCCTCGGAAACGGCTCGACGTTCGATGGCGAGTCGGCTTTCCAGCCCAACATATCGACGACCGTCACCTACCCGTTGGTCTACGCGGGCGCCAGCTCAACACCCAACGCCAGTTTCTGCGGCAACGGTTCACTGGACGGCTTCGATGTCAAAGGCAAGATCGTGCTCTGCGACCGTGGCATCGTCGCAAGGCTTGACAAAGGTGCCGAGGTGAAGAGAGCCGGTGGGTTCGGCATGATTATGGCGAACCAGTTCTCCGACGGATACAGCACCCTCGCCGACGCGCACGTGCTCCCTGCCTCGCACGTCAGCTACGTTGCCGGCGTAGCCATCAAGGAGTACATCAACTCCACGGCGAACCCGGTGGCGCAAATAATCTTCAAGGGCACCGTGCTTGGTACGTCACCGGCACCGGCTATCACCTCGTTCTCCTCGCGCGGGCCCAGCATCCAGAACCCCGGCATCCTGAAGCCTGACATCACAGGCCCCGGCGTGAGCGTGCTCGCGGCGTGGCCATTCCGGGTTGGCCCTCCGTCCACAGAGCCGACGTTCAACTTGGAATCCGGCACGTCCATGTCCACGCCGCACCTCAGCGGCATCGCCGCGCTCATCAAGAGTAAGTACCCGGACTGGTCGCCGTCAGCGATCAAGTCCGCCATCATGACGACCGCTGACCCCGACGACAGATCGGGGAAACCAATAGTGGACGAGCAGTACGTGCCGGCCAACTTGTTCGCCACAGGCGCCGGCCAGGTGAACCCCGACAAGGCCCTCGATCCTGGCCTCGTCTACGACATCGCGCCCGCCGAGTACATCGGCTTCCTCTGCGGCATGTACACGAGCAAGGAGGTGTCCGTGATCGCGCGCCGCTCGATCGACTGCTCGACCATCACGGTGATCCCGGACCGCATGCTCAACTACCCATCCATCACGGTCACGCTCCCGTCCACGACGAACCCCACGGCTCCGGTCGTGGTGAGCCGCACGGTGAAGAATGTCGGGGAGGCGCCGGCGGTGTACTACCCGCACGTCGACCTGCCAGCCTCTGTGCAGGTGAAGGTCACTCCGAGCTCGCTGCAGTTCACCGAGGTGAACCAGGCTCAGAACTTCACGGTCTCCGTGTGGCGGGGGCAGAGCACTGACGCCAAGATTGTGGAGGGCTCGCTCCGGTGGGTGTCTGGCAACCACACCGTGAGGAGCTCCGTCTCCATCTCCTTCGCCTGA
- the LOC136492247 gene encoding uncharacterized protein yields the protein MVHEPRHHPEEHGDSQGVPKFHKLSFPTYDGKEDPLGWLNRCESFFRGQLTREADKVWLASFHMTGSAQQWYYVLERDSGRPSWVNFRLLCHQRFGLALSTNHLAELARLPFGASVDAYMEAFQARLAHAGHLAPLQQAQLFTEGPP from the coding sequence ATGGTCCATGAACCGCGCCATCACCCTGAGGAACATGGGGACAGCCAGGGCGTTCCCAAGTTCCATAAGTTGTCCTTCCCCACTTACGACGGCAAAGAAGACCCGCTCGGATGGCTCAACCGTTGCGAGTCCTTCTTCCGCGGCCAGCTTACTCGTGAGGCGGACAAGGTTTGGCTCGCGTCCTTCCACATGACGGGATCTGCACAGCAATGGTATTATGTGTTGGAACGCGACTCCGGTCGACCGTCGTGGGTCAACTTCCGTCTGCTCTGCCACCAGCGTTTTGGGCTGGCGCTGTCCACCAACCATCTTGCCGAGCTCGCTCGCCTACCATTCGGTGCCTCCGTCGATGCTTACATGGAAGCCTTCCAGGCGCGCTTGGCGCACGCGGGACATCTGGCGCCGCTACAACAAGCACAACTGTTCACTGAGGGGCCTCCCTGA